A single region of the Glycine max cultivar Williams 82 chromosome 20, Glycine_max_v4.0, whole genome shotgun sequence genome encodes:
- the LOC100783883 gene encoding ABC transporter G family member 23 yields the protein MAACLNPPRLSSTEDDSVILYSTSNSPEESNSPSSSSFYHSPPPSLYQFRTENKLSVRNLCYTLHPHKTTPFSFCHLTQKPKPVNILKSVSFIARSSEIVAVVGPSGTGKSTLLRIIAGRVKDEGFNPKSVSINDQPMTTPVQLRKICGFVAQEDNLLPMLTVKETLLFSAKFRLKEMTPKDRELRVESLLQELGLFHVADSFVGDEENRGISGGERKRVSIGVDMIHNPPILLLDEPTSGLDSTSALQVIELLSSIVKAKQRTVVLSIHQPSYRILQYISKFLILSHGSVVHNGSLEQLEETISKLGFQIPTQLNALEFSMEIIRGLEDSSSKYDTCSIEEMEPIPNLMWPEEENCEVQIVQSQCNKGSFGSLFYANLIEILFLCSRFWKIIYRTKQLFLARTMQAIVGGFGLGSVYIKIRRDEGGVAERLGLFAFSLSFLLSSTVEALPIYLQERSVLMKEASRGAYRISSYMIANTFVFLPFLFVVSILFAVPVYWLVGLNPSLSAFTFFTFVVWLIVLMASSLVLFLSAVSPDFISGNSLICTVLGAFFLFSGYFIPKESIPKYWIFMYYVSLYRYPLDALLTNEYWNVRSECFSHQIEGSQCLITGFDVLKSRGLERDNRWMNVGIMLGFFVLYRVLCWIILARKASKTTL from the coding sequence ATGGCAGCATGCTTGAATCCACCTAGGCTATCTAGCACCGAAGATGACTCTGTGATACTCTATTCAACTTCTAATTCTCCTGAAGAGTCCAACagtccttcttcttcctctttctaccattcaccaccaccatcactaTATCAATTCAGAACTGAAAACAAACTTTCTGTGAGAAATCTCTGCTACACTTTGCACCCTCATAAGACCACTCCCTTTTCATTTTGTCACCTGACTCAAAAACCAAAGCCAGTAAACATACTCAAGTCAGTCTCTTTTATTGCCAGAAGTTCTGAgattgttgctgttgttggtcCTAGTGGCACAGGAAAGTCCACCCTTCTGCGAATCATCGCCGGAAGGGTAAAAGATGAAGGTTTTAATCCTAAAAGTGTCTCAATCAATGATCAGCCTATGACTACTCCAGTTCAGTTGAGGAAGATATGTGGCTTTGTGGCACAAGAGGACAATTTGCTTCCCATGCTAACTGTGAAAGAAACTTTGTTGTTTAGTGCCAAGTTTAGGCTAAAAGAAATGACACCAAAGGATAGGGAATTGAGAGTAGAAAGCTTGTTGCAAGAGCTTGGCCTTTTTCATGTTGCTGATAGTTTTGTTGGAGATGAAGAGAATAGAGGGATATCAGGTGGGGAGAGGAAAAGGGTGTCAATTGGAGTTGACATGATTCACAATCCACCAATTTTGCTTCTAGATGAACCAACATCAGGTCTAGACAGCACTTCAGCTTTGCAAGTCATAGAGCTTCTCTCATCAATTGTTAAAGCAAAGCAAAGGACAGTGGTTCTTTCAATACACCAACCCAGCTATAGAATATTGCAGTATATTTCCAAGTTCTTGATCCTTTCTCATGGTTCAGTTGTTCACAATGGTAGCCTAGAACAGCTAGAGGAAACCATAAGTAAATtgggatttcaaattccaacACAACTGAATGCTTTAGAATTCTCCATGGAAATTATACGCGGGTTGGAAGATTCCAGTTCCAAATATGACACTTGCAGCATTGAGGAAATGGAGCCAATTCCAAACCTCATGTGGCCAGAGGAAGAAAACTGTGAAGTCCAAATTGTCCAATCGCAATGTAACAAGGGAAGTTTTGGCAGTCTTTTCTATGCAAACTTGATTGAGATATTGTTTCTCTGCTCAAGATTTTGGAAAATCATTTATAGAACAAAGCAGCTTTTCTTGGCCAGAACAATGCAAGCAATAGTTGGTGGCTTTGGGCTAGGAAGTGTTTACATAAAGATAAGAAGGGATGAAGGAGGAGTTGCTGAAAGATTAGGTCTATTTGCATTTAGTCTTAGTTTTCTCCTCTCTTCTACAGTTGAAGCACTTCCAATATACCTTCAAGAGAGGAGTGTTCTGATGAAAGAAGCCTCAAGGGGAGCCTATAGGATTTCCTCTTACATGATAGCCAACACTTTTGTCTTTCTTCCATTCTTGTTTGTAGTGTCTATACTTTTTGCTGTTCCTGTGTATTGGCTTGTAGGACTAAACCCTTCCCTTTCTGCCTTCACCTTCTTCACTTTTGTGGTGTGGCTCATTGTGCTCATGGCAAGTTCTTTGGTACTCTTCTTGAGTGCTGTCTCTCCTGATTTCATTTCAGGGAACTCTCTCATCTGCACAGTTCTTGGagccttcttcctcttctctgGATACTTCATCCCAAAGGAGAGCATTCCAAAGTATTGGATTTTCATGTACTATGTGTCTCTCTATAGGTACCCTTTGGATGCGCTCCTCACAAATGAGTATTGGAATGTTAGAAGTGAGTGTTTCTCACATCAAATAGAGGGATCACAGTGCTTGATCACTGGGTTTGATGTGTTGAAGAGTAGAGGACTTGAAAGGGATAACAGGTGGATGAATGTGGGAATAATGTTGGGATTCTTTGTGTTGTATCGTGTTCTTTGTTGGATAATACTTGCACGAAAGGCCTCCAAGACAACACTATAA